AGCACTATACGAAAATCAACATTAGCATTTGAAGAAGTGAAAATTACTGCTTTGTACTGCAGGCTCTCACGCGATGATGAGCTTGCAGGAGACAGCAACAGTATAGTAAACCAGAAGGCAATTCTAAAGAAATATGCTGAGGACAACGGTTTTCGCAACATCGAATTTTATGTGGATGATGGGGTCAGCGGTACAACTTTTGATAGACCAGACTTTAACCGCATGATTGCAGATGTAGAGTCTGGTAGAATCAGAACGATTATCATCAAGGATATGTCCCGATTCGGCAGGGATTACCTTAAAGTAGGTTATTATACCGAGATTATGTTTCCTGAAGCAGATGTACGATTCATTGCTATTAACAATGGTATTGATAGTACAAACCAAGCTGACAGTGACTTTACACCGTTTCTTAACATTATTAATGAATGGTATGCTAAGGATACTAGCAAGAAAATCCGTGCTGTGTTCAAATCCAAGGGACAGTCTGGCAAGCCGCTCTGCACCAATCCGCCTTACGGTTATATTAAAGACCCTGAAGATAAGTTGTACTGGATTATAGATGAAGAAGCCGCCGAGGTAATCAGAGATATTTTTCGACTGTGCATGCTGGCTTTGGACCCACGCAGATAGCAAAACAACTTGAAAAGCGATGCATTGATACACCTACGGTTCATCTTCGCAAAATGGGTATTAACACTCCAGCAAGACCACCTGAAAACCCATATGCTTGGTCGGCTCGTACTGTAGCAGCTATTCTGGCTAAAATGGAATATCTAGGTCACACGGTGAATTTCAAGACTTCTAAAAAGTCTTATAAGAGCAAGGTCAAGATATTGAACAATCCAGAAGATTGGATGGTTTTTAAAAATACCCATGAAGCAATTATCGATGAGGGTACTTGGGAAACGGTGCAGAAAATCAGAGATGGCAAGCGAAGATCATCACGATTAGGTGAAATGGGAGTGCTTTCTGGCATGATGTTCTGTGCCGACTGTGGAGCAAAGCTGTATCAGGTTAGAGGTAAGGGATGGACACACGATAAGGAATACTTCGTTTGTGCTACTTACCGCAAGAAAAAGGGTATGTGCAGTTCACATCAGATACGCAATGTTGTAGTGGAACAGCTTTTGCTAGAAGACTTAAGACGTGTAACCCTCCTTTGCCAAAGACCATGAACAGGAATTCATCCGTATAGTTATGAATAATTCAGAAAAGGAACTTGCCAAAGAACTCCGCTAAAATCAAAAGGAGTACGAACAAGCACAGACACGTATTGCTGACATAGACAAAATCATTCAAAAGCTGTATGAGGACAATGTGATGAGCAAAATTCCCGAAGAACGTTTTTACAAGATGTCGGCTGAATATGAAGCCGAGCAGAAGGCTCTGGAAGAAAGAATAACCAAATTAAAGCATACCATTGATACAGCAAATGAACAGTCCCTCAATACCGACCGATTTTTGGCACTGGTTAAAAAGTACACAGAAATTACAGAATTGGATGCAGAGATTATTAGAGAGTTCATTGACAAAATTATAGTATTCAAGGCTGAAAAGATAGATGGCCGCAGAACCCAGCGGATTCAAATTTTCTATAACTGCATTGGCGCTATCGACTTACCAAAATAAACGGAAAAACGGCATAGCCGAATATCAACGACTATGCCGAATTTTTCAGGAATTATAAATCCCTATCTGACCGCTCCGTAAGGGGCTACCTTATAAATTTCCTAATTTTTTAATACGGATATCTTCTCCATAAA
This genomic window from Garciella nitratireducens DSM 15102 contains:
- a CDS encoding recombinase family protein encodes the protein MNRQSTFSTIRKSTLAFEEVKITALYCRLSRDDELAGDSNSIVNQKAILKKYAEDNGFRNIEFYVDDGVSGTTFDRPDFNRMIADVESGRIRTIIIKDMSRFGRDYLKVGYYTEIMFPEADVRFIAINNGIDSTNQADSDFTPFLNIINEWYAKDTSKKIRAVFKSKGQSGKPLCTNPPYGYIKDPEDKLYWIIDEEAAEVIRDIFRLCMLALDPRR
- a CDS encoding recombinase family protein, whose product is MHAGFGPTQIAKQLEKRCIDTPTVHLRKMGINTPARPPENPYAWSARTVAAILAKMEYLGHTVNFKTSKKSYKSKVKILNNPEDWMVFKNTHEAIIDEGTWETVQKIRDGKRRSSRLGEMGVLSGMMFCADCGAKLYQVRGKGWTHDKEYFVCATYRKKKGMCSSHQIRNVVVEQLLLEDLRRVTLLCQRP
- a CDS encoding DUF4368 domain-containing protein, encoding MSKIPEERFYKMSAEYEAEQKALEERITKLKHTIDTANEQSLNTDRFLALVKKYTEITELDAEIIREFIDKIIVFKAEKIDGRRTQRIQIFYNCIGAIDLPK